A window from Telopea speciosissima isolate NSW1024214 ecotype Mountain lineage chromosome 8, Tspe_v1, whole genome shotgun sequence encodes these proteins:
- the LOC122671166 gene encoding uncharacterized protein LOC122671166: MFIFELIDPLNRSWREDVLMNRFHPKDVVAIKAIRLGLFPCPDTQVWGATRNGLFSIKSAYHLICNQQDSRKSERPSTSAQGNRRIIPNEVWRSIWACNVQPKVRNFLWHACSNGLASTEGLTRRGVNVDPCCCHCGELETPDHILLNCVFARAVWFASRLSFSPPHVDPQIHKAIQGWSSLISKDKIIGRETFGLAAHICWSLWKARNDALLGGKQLSRIDVSKQAEFEFEEFLSISKSSSNPPHARSDPSFKHPWKPPASHGLKLNVDASITDNKGGLGYVLRDSSGQVVSACSEPITKYSVILSEALTIRAGMQHCISMGINHLEVENDNQELMRCLSDQYLSPPLEIFTIVQDIMALSSSFSSCIFHIIPRENNSMADSLARRALSVACRTSWLISTPWISELCNSDSLRWSRFNI, from the coding sequence ATGTTCATTTTCGAGCTTATTGATCCTCTCAACCGATCTTGGAGAGAAGATGTTTTAATGAACCGGTTTCATCCAAAGGACGTGGTAGCAATCAAGGCTATCAGGCTCGGTCTCTTTCCCTGCCCGGATACTCAGGTTTGGGGGGCGACAAGGAATGGTCTTTTCTCAATTAAGTCTGCTTACCACTTGATCTGCAATCAACAGGACTCGAGGAAGTCAGAGAGGCCATCCACATCAGCCCAGGGTAACAGGAGAATCATTCCAAATGAAGTTTGGAGGAGCATTTGGGCCTGCAATGTTCAACCCAAAGTCAGGAATTTCCTATGGCATGCTTGCTCTAATGGTTTGGCATCGACAGAGGGCCTTACTAGAAGGGGTGTGAATGTGGACCCTTGCTGCTGCCACTGTGGAGAGCTAGAAACTCCTGATCATATCCTCCTCAATTGTGTATTTGCTCGAGCGGTCTGGTTTGCTTCTCGGCTCTCCTTCAGTCCCCCTCATGTTGATCCCCAAATCCATAAAGCCATCCAAGGCTGGAGCTCCCTGATTTCCAAGGACAAAATCATCGGAAGAGAGACATTTGGCCTCGCGGCACATATTTGTTGGTCTTTATGGAAAGCCCGCAATGATGCTCTTCTTGGGGGTAAGCAGCTGAGTCGCATCGACGTGAGCAAGCAAGCTGAATTCGAGTTTGAGGAATTCCTCTCCATCTCTAAATCCTCCTCCAACCCTCCTCATGCCAGATCCGATCCTTCTTTTAAGCATCCTTGGAAACCGCCAGCATCCCATGGCCTTAAGCTGAATGTCGATGCATCTATAACAGATAACAAAGGCGGTCTAGGTTACGTGCTTAGGGACTCCTCGGGGCAGGTTGTGTCTGCTTGTTCTGAGCCTATCACTAAGTATTCTGTGATTCTGAGTGAGGCCCTTACTATTCGAGCTGGTATGCAACACTGCATCTCGATGGGAATCAACCACCTGGAGGTTGAGAACGACAATCAAGAGCTGATGCGTTGCCTCTCTGACcagtatctctctcctcccctggAGATCTTCACTATTGTTCAGGATATCATGGctctatcttcttccttttcctcatGTATTTTTCATATCATTCCCAGGGAGAATAACAGCATGGCTGACTCCCTGGCCCGGAGAGCATTGTCCGTTGCGTGCCGGACATCATGGctcatttccactccttggatttCGGAATTATGTAATTCGGATTCCTTGCGTTGGTCACGCTTTAATATATAG
- the LOC122671165 gene encoding uridine kinase-like protein 1, chloroplastic: LPSLLDKLVTCQVVEHGLGHLPFTEKQVITPTGSVYTGVDFCKKLCGVSIVRSGESMENALRACCKGIKIGKILIHRDGDNGKQLIYEKLPKDISKRHVLLLDPVLATGTFIYIASFFPLIYIIISPPTLRQINLLKLAHFAVIVYLGGVIEKLHATRELCIEEPILYVKMQVAALKLEQGDQKSTRPPSK, from the exons TTACCTTCTTTGTTGGACAAACTTGTGACTTGTCAGGTTGTGGAGCATGGCCTTGGTCATTTACCGTTTACTGAGAAGCAAGTAATCACTCCCACAG GATCCGTATACACAGGAGTTGACTTTTGCAAGAAATTGTGTGGAGTATCCATTGTTCGAAG TGGGGAAAGCATGGAGAATGCATTACGTGCATGTTGCAAAGGAATAAAAATTGGAAAGATACTGATCCACCGTGATGGAGACAATGGCAAACAG CTTATATATGAGAAGCTTCCCAAAGATATTTCAAAACGGCATGTCTTGCTTCTGGACCCTGTTCTTGCTACAGGTACCTTTATTTACATTGCCTCCTTCTTTCCTCTTAT TTATATCATAATTTCACCACCGACTCTAAGACAGATTAATCTGCTCAAGCTTGCACATTTTGCTGTCATAGTTTATCTTGGAGGTGTGATTGAAAAGCTTCATGCTACAAGGGAGTTGTGTATAGAGGAGCCAATCCTTTATGTGAAGATGCAAGTAGCTGCACTTAAGCTTGAGCAAGGAGATCAAAAAAGTACCAGACCCCCGAGCAAATGA
- the LOC122671164 gene encoding triacylglycerol lipase 2-like: MGSFMLIRWVTLRVCFIVLVVLELHLALGSRSINPLLRGGEDDGPPFWEGLCKASIIPHGYKCEEFNTTSEDGYITGLQRIPEGLSSSSGVSKNKPPVVVQHGVLTDGISWMMGSTEQSLVFTLADSGFDVWIANTRGTRFSKGHVSLDESQTQYWDWSWDEVALNDLPAIVDFVYNQTGQKLHFVGHSMGTTTPMAALSQGKLADKLNSVVLLSPIAYLNKMTTVGGILASDGFLGEAVCYRFKQQSSHAFGD; this comes from the exons atGGGTTCATTCATGTTGATTAGATGGGTTACTTTGAGGGTTTGTTTCATAGTTCTTGTGGTACTTGAGCTTCACTTGGCTCTGGGTAGTCGTTCCATAAACCCATTACTCCGTGGTGGTGAAGATGATGGGCCGCCTTTTTGGGAGGGATTATGCAAAGCTTCCATCATTCCACATGGTTATAAATGCGAGGAGTTCAAC ACAACAAGTGAAGATGGATACATTACGGGGCTTCAAAGAATCCCAGAGGGTCTTTCAAGCAGTAGTGGTGTTTCAAAGAATAAGCCACCTGTTGTAGTACAGCATGGTGTATTGACG GATGGGATATCATGGATGATGGGGTCTACAGAACAATCCTTGGTGTTTACATTAGCTGATAGTGGATTTGACGTATGGATAGCTAATACAAGAGGGACTAGATTTAGTAAGGGACATGTATCTCTTGATGAAAGCCAAACG CAATACTGGGATTGGTCATGGGATGAGGTCGCTCTCAATGATCTTCCTGCTATAGTTGACTTCGTATACAATCAAACAGGCCAGAAGCTCCATTTTGTTGGCCACTCCATG GGAACTACAACTCCAATGGCAGCCTTATCACAAGGGAAGTTAGCAGACAAGTTGAACTCAGTTGTCCTGCTTAGTCCCATTGCCTACTTGAACAAAATGACCACCGTGGGTGGCATACTAGCTTCCGATGGCTTTTTAGGAGAG